From Triticum aestivum cultivar Chinese Spring chromosome 7B, IWGSC CS RefSeq v2.1, whole genome shotgun sequence:
CCATTAACTTTCTCTCCTCGACCTCCGGCTTGGCCTTCCATTTTTCATCCTCCAACGCTTTGAGCTCATTCTACCTCGCCAACTTCTCGTCTTTGCGTGCGTCTGCCAACATCTTCTTGGTATCGATCATTGTCACAAGTTCTTTCTTGTAAGTGCCACCAAATGCATttatcttctttctttttttccaaTCTTGTTCGGTCTACTGTTGGCATCTTCATCAACCTCGTTGTCATCCTCAACGGATATGCTCAACCTTGACCTCTTTGGATTGGTCTCCACAATTCTTTGGATCCACTTCTAGTTCTTGCATAGCTCTTTGTACCAATGATGTAAAGTGAAGGGCTTGTGGCCGAACTTGGCGTTCTGATGGTTGAATAGCCCTTGGATGTACGGGCCATACTCTGCCACATGCACACCACTCAGTGGAGCATGATTCACTCAGTCGATGCAACCGGACCATCGGTTGCATTGGTCATGAATGATGCTCCAACGATGCCCAAGAGAACCTTGTGTACGGCTTGATCGCACATCCATGGAGTTGTTGTAGTGGTCGGCAATCCTCTTCCAAAACATGGTCGTGATTTGATCCGTTCCGATCCTTGCATCCATGGAGATGGCGCACCAAGTGTCGCAAAGCGCAATGTCCTCCTTTTGGCTATAGTTTTGGGTGCGACACCTTGGTACTTTGGTGGTTGCTTCGATCACCTCCAcaatctcctcctcttcctcctcctcctcgaccaccTCCTCCTTGGCATCCATGTCTTGGGTGGCCGAATGATCCCAATACGAGTCGTAGTTGTGCTCATCAAGGCCATTGGAGGCCGAGGACTCCAACGATGCGAGGAATTCGGCCGTGTTCATCTCCGCACCACAATATCAAAGTAACAATCATTTACCGATCACCAACAGTCACTATCAAATACCAAAACAATTCGAGGTTTTTATTGCTACCTTGTTGGCATTTCATAGAGCACCTGGCGGCCGCGATTCTTCTTGCCTGTTGTGGCCGCCGCTCGCGCCGGAGCAGTCGCCATAGGGGCCGCCGGAGGTGCACCACGAGGTGTCGGCCTACGACGAGGCGTCGCTTtggccttcttcatcttcttctttgcggccgcctccgcaaccgccgccgccgccgccgtcggctttCGAGCCTGTTTGCCTCCGGTAAGTGCGGTGCGAGGGCGGCGTGCCGTTGCCGGAGTGGcggtggccaccccggacaccattGGAGCGGTTGGAGATGGAGCTTGGACACGTGAGCGGGTCTTCTTCATAGCCAagctcttcttcttcggtggcggcggcgcgtgggTGGTTTCTGGTGGCGAAAAGCCGGCGCCGGAGGGAAGGGGCAGGGCTATCCATTCTGGCCGGCCCGGCGGTCATCGGTAGCGGTGGCTAGGCGTGGCGGTTGCATCATGGGAGACACTGTCGCGCGGGAGAGAGGCGCCTGTTTTACCCACCTGTGGCGGAATGGAGTAAATTTAGAGAAATTTTAGGGGAAATGAGGAGGTGTAGTAAAAGTTTTACTCTATTAAGTTTTTTAAGGGATCGGCTAGGTGCGCCGTAAGAGAGTAAACCAGAAATTTACTCCCTTATGGCCTTTTAGGGGATCTGTTAGAGATGCCCTAATCAAGTATAATTTGACTAATATATAGTCGACGAGTATAGTGCTGTGGTCGTGGCATGCCCTATGCTCTTCGACCGAACCAGTGCTGGTTAACAAGGGACAAGATGGATCGCCACTTGTACTACTGCATGCATGCAGTATAGGTACACTTACTGCAAAGGAATGAATCATCCATGATTGACCATCACTAACAGACCGAAATTTCAACAATCATGCCTTGTGCACAATCCCCGACCGAGTCGGCACACAGATGCATCGCCACTTGTACCACGTCTTGCATGTTGTTTATACAAATTATCCTTACTCTATTATTTCCTAATCTCCACCTAACGCTAGTTCTGATGTATAACAAAGGAAGACCAACGCGGCGACGACCATGACCATTGACCAaccgcatccatccatccatccgtcgATCAATAACTAATGCATGCATTGAATATGCATATCTACTTCCAACAAAACCAAAGAGAATGACCNNNNNNNNNNCAACCTCAAGAACGTCAACAACAGCAAATCCATACGTGACCTCAAGAATTTCAGCGGCGTCTGCGACGGTGGCTCCTCCTGCGTCCTCAAGAATGTCAAAAAGAGCCGCTCCGTCCATGACCTCCAGTACGTCAACTAAAGCAACGGTGGCCTCAAACCGGTCGATGACATGGCAGCCAGGTGCGCCCACCTCAAGAACGGTTAGAATGACAACCCCACCTTTGTCTGCGAAAACAAGTGGTAGTCGTGCCGCGCCCACACGTCCAGCACACACCCATGATCTCCATCCATGTAGGTCGTCCGTCTTCATTGAAGTTAAGTGCGTTGAGACCAATTTAGTTACGTTGCAGTAAGTTAATAAATTTGTAAACTCTTGGTACGAGCCCCTGGCATGTAAGCCAATTTATGAATAGATGGTCTACGGACTTGGATGTAAATAATGTTACTTATGTGGTTCTTTGAATGTCATGACATTGATGAATAAAATGGTAGTTTTTCCAGAGAAAAGAGAAGTGTGCCAGATCACGTTGCGGCTATTTTTGTTTTTCCTGGTGTTATCGAGTCATGTTGCTGGGTGACCAAATAAAAGAAATGAGTTAGAAAAGACATACACATAATGAATTAACGCATCGCTGAACTATCTCTGTCTTGTGTGTGTCCATCCCagtttcttatgatactagtaaatatgcacgtgcaacacacgtatCATAGAGTTATGAAAAAGAGAGAAAATTAGATCGCAGGAAGGGGAGCGGTGGCATAAGTGTCGAGGGAGGAGGATTGATTATTGCCGCGGCCATGCCTGCAGGTTTCCTTAGTATTTCTCAGCTACTTTTAGTGACTCCTTTGATTATGTTGGACTATTGTAGAAAAGATTCTTGGAAACTTTTTTTGTGTACAATCAGTAATCAATAATTGGAGAACATGTCCGTGCTAGATGGAAGAGGCAAAAAAGTTCCAAGGTAAGACATGAAGCTTCCTTGAACTGAAAGTTGGTTATGCAAGCAGTCGAAGTTAGGATCTAGCGTGTCATTTAGGACCTGAAGCTTCCTTGAACTGAATGTACGTGCTCGTACCTGTCGTGGCCGCGTAGCGTTGCAGCCCCACGTCGCCGTCGTTCGTTCCTCAGGACAAGAAGACTAGGAGAGTCAAACCAAGAGTCGAGCCGTCGAAGACGACGAACATTCAAACAGGTGAACGAAAAGAAGGAAGTAATGGAAGTCAAGGAACGATTGCAATCAAGGTCAGGGTATGATCGATCCTGTGATCCGAACAAACAGGGAAAGGAGCGATTTGGTTTCCATGTTTGTCTCTGCCTACATGCGAACATGTGCCAGGCATTTTTCTTTGTTCCTTCTATGTATGCAGTACAAGGCTGGGTTTAAAAAAAATATGATGGCGTTGATCATGGTAATTATCGCTAATTGATATTATCCTTCTGTGTACGCAGCACACAAGGCtgagtttcaaaaaaaaatatgtTAACATAGATCATGGTAATTCTAGGCATAGATTGGAGCGAGATCATGGTAATTATTGCGTAATAATGATGGCGTAGATCATGGTAATTCTTGCTAATTGATTATGGTAAATGATGTGATATAACATTGAAGCAATCCGGTCCATTGAGAGATGACGGATGTATGGCTGAGATGTGATGTTTCTGCCACAActcgattgtttaatagtagtggagattCATTAGCAGCAATCTAGGAGTAGCGAAGTCTGGTGGTTTCATTCTTTGCGCTGTGGTGGCGTAGACGGCAGACCTGATAAGGTGGATGCGTCAGTACCTGCTATGAAGATGGATCGGTGGCGGTGGCCACAGCCTCTGCAGCATGCGCATGCGGTGCCCGTTGACATTGTGCCAGACCTGGTAATtcggcttggttggggcctccggtTTTAGATGTTGTGCTTTGGTGTGAGGTCCGATTATGCACCTCGGATAATCTGCACCCCTTAATCAAGTGGATACGAGTAGCTACATATGTCATCAAGATAGTGGCTTCAGACatattgatgtattactttgtaatgtCTTGATGAATAATTTATAAAATTGCAGCATGCATCgccctgatgcagaggccgggcgtCATCCTCCTTTCGAAAACAGAATATCAGCAACCAATTACAGCTAGCATTACACCCATGGAAAATAAGTGGAAGGGCTCAAGCTAGGGAGCTAGCAATTGAGTCACGGCAGTTAGGGTTTCAGAAGGAGGGATTTTTAAAAGCATATGTTTTAAATGTATGCTGAACATCTATACGACTAATGTGTAATGCAATGCATTTGTTCTGAATAAAATGTGTGACTGTTTGTCTTATGATGTTGAAATTATGGTGAAATACCACGAAAACAAACTAGTTATAACAGACCGAATGACAAAAATAATCCATCAATGGAAGAGATAAGGCCACCGTGCGGTGTGGTAATGTGTCCCGTTAGTGGTAGCTATACCTCTGATGGACACCGACCACAGAATATTGTATAAGCTAGCTTTTTTGTCAAAACCATGTGTGTGTGCCAGAATCTAAATGAACTAACCGGCAACTTCTATCAATTGTATTATTAAAGTAGTAGAAAAAGAATCTCTCATATTAGCTCAACATAAGTAACAGAAATAGAGCAGCTTGGATTCTTCGAATAAAAGACATGCATGAATTATACTGAAACGAAAGAAATCTACAACAACACGGATTAGTCGAAATGGTGACACATGTCTTGTACTGATACATGGTCCCACTCCAAATATAACATGGATAAAATGAACTATGTATGATGGGACCAAAGACTTGACTTACGCTGGCAAATGGTCCTACTCTCTTGTTTCCTGCACGTTGGTACGAGTCCCACCGTTTGTATGGGAGaatattgaaatatttttggaccGCCATCGAAAGTTTTGAATTTAGACGAACCCCAAAAACCCATAGTCAACGAGCCATAATAACTGAAGAATTCCGTTGAAAAGAATGGACAAACCTTCTACCTCACGAGGTCTGGACCTGCGTANNNNNNNNNNAGGGCGGCGTGCCGTTGCCGGAGTGGcggtggccaccccggacaccattGGAGCGGTTGGAGATGGAGCTTGGACACGTGAGCGGGTCTTCTTCATAGCCAagctcttcttcttcggtggcggcggcgcgtgggTGGTTTCTGGTGGCGAAAAGCCGGCGCCGGAGGGAAGGGGCAGGGCTATCCATTCTGGCCGGCCCGGCGGTCATCGGTAGCGGTGGCTAGGCGTGGCGGTTGCATCATGGGAGACACTGTCGCGCGGGAGAGAGGCGCCTGTTTTACCCACCTGTGGCGGAATGGAGTAAATTTAGAGAAATTTTAGGGGAAATGAGGAGGTGTAGTAAAAGTTTTACTCTATTAAGTTTTTTAAGGGATCGGCTAGGTGCGCCGTAAGAGAGTAAACCAGAAATTTACTCCCTTATGGCCTTTTAGGGGATCTGTTAGAGATGCCCTAATCAAGTATAATTTGACTAATATATAGTCGACGAGTATAGTGCTGTGGTCGTGGCATGCCCTATGCTCTTCGACCGAACCAGTGCTGGTTAACAAGGGACAAGATGGATCGCCACTTGTACTACTGCATGCATGCAGTATAGGTACACTTACTGCAAAGGAATGAATCATCCATGATTGACCATCACTAACAGACCGAAATTTCAACAATCATGCCTTGTGCACAATCCCCGACCGAGTCGGCACACAGATGCATCGCCACTTGTACCACGTCTTGCATGTTGTTTATACAAATTATCCTTACTCTATTATTTCCTAATCTCCACCTAACGCTAGTTCTGATGTATAACAAAGGAAGACCAACGCGGCGACGACCATGACCATTGACCAaccgcatccatccatccatccgtcgATCAATAACTAATGCATGCATTGAATATGCATATCTACTTCCAACAAAACCAAAGAGAATGACCAGTCGAACACGTCAACAATCCATTAGACtactcacagtggagagtaacttcaACTAGAAACAAGCATATgatactagtctatattactaccttcatagtggggagTAATATATATGTGGTGTCATGCAATATtttatttattagcttgtagacttaTCTTGTCTTGATATGTTTGATGTCACTCGTAGTatgagtaactagctatgttactcaaTTCATCTCTTCTCATTAATTAAATCATTGTCACAtgagcaaatttgctgagttggaccttatgttactgctgaagttacccCCACTGTGAGTACTCTTATGTTCCTATGCATACATGACATCCATGCAGGCTTCCTCAACCCAACCGGAGCGAAGCAAACACCACATCCACCTCACTCAGCTTAGCTCACCTCATCTCAAAGAAAAGAAGATCAAAATTGTGTCATGTTGCCAGGAAGGTTTCTCGGTCAGAAGAAGGTGAGGTCACTGGCAGGTCTGTCCACAACCCCAAGAACACCAACGCCGGCCGCTACCTCAAGACCTTCAACAACCGTGGATCTGCTCGTGGCCTCAACAACGTCGCCGAGGGTGGCCATGCCTGGGGCCTCGAGATCGTCAGCAAGGGTGGCTTCCTCCACCGCATCAAGAACGTCAGCAATGGTAGTTCCGCCCGCGGGCTCAAGAACATCAGCTACGTCGGCTCAACCCGCTACCTCAAGAACGTCAACAACGGCAAATCCATATGCGCCCTCAAGATCTTCAACAACGTCAAATCTGTACACAGCCTCAAGGACTTCAACTGCGGCAGATTCGTATGCAACCTTAAGAACGTCAACAACGACAAATCCGCCTACAACCTCAAGAACGTCAACAACAGCAAATCCATACGTGACCTCAAGAATTTCAGCGGCGTCTGCGACGGTGGCTCCTCCTGCGTCCTCAAGAATGTCAAAAAGAGCCGCTCCGTCCATGACCTCCAGTACGTCAACTAAAGCAACGGTGGCCTCAAACCGGTCGATGACATGGCAGCCAGGTGCGCCCACCTCAAGAACGGTTAGAATGACAACCCCACCTTTGTCTGCGAAAACAAGTGGTAGTCGTGCCGCGCCCACACGTCCAGCACACACCCATGATCTCCATCCATGTAGGTCGTCCGTCTTCATTGAAGTTAAGTGCGTTGAGACCAATTTAGTTACGTTGCAGTAAGTTAATAAATTTGTAAACTCTTGGTACGAGCCCCTGGCATGTAAGCCAATTTATGAATAGATGGTCTACGGACTTGGATGTAAATAATGTTACTTATGTGGTTCTTTGAATGTCATGACATTGATGAATAAAATGGTAGTTTTTCCAGAGAAAAGAGAAGTGTGCCAGATCACGTTGCGGCTATTTTTGTTTTTCCTGGTGTTATCGAGTCATGTTGCTGGGTGACCAAATAAAAGAAATGAGTTAGAAAAGACATACACATAATGAATTAACGCATCGCTGAACTATCTCTGTCTTGTGTGTGTCCATCCCagtttcttatgatactagtaaatatgcacgtgcaacacacgtatCATAGAGTTATGAAAAAGAGAGAAAATTAGATCGCAGGAAGGGGAGCGGTGGCATAAGTGTCGAGGGAGGAGGATTGATTATTGCCGCGGCCATGCCTGCAGGTTTCCTTAGTATTTCTCAGCTACTTTTAGTGACTCCTTTGATTATGTTGGACTATTGTAGAAAAGATTCTTGGAAACTTTTTTTGTGTACAATCAGTAATCAATAATTGGAGAACATGTCCGTGCTAGATGGAAGAGGCAAAAAAGTTCCAAGGTAAGACATGAAGCTTCCTTGAACTGAAAGTTGGTTATGCAAGCAGTCGAAGTTAGGATCTAGCGTGTCATTTAGGACCTGAAGCTTCCTTGAACTGAATGTACGTGCTCGTACCTGTCNNNNNNNNNNNNNNNNNNNNNNNNNNNNNNNNNNNNNNNNNNNNNNNNNNNNNNNNNNNNNNNNNNNNNNNNNNNNNNNNNNNNNNNNNNNNNNNNNNNNNNNNNNNNNNNNNNNNNNNNNNNNNNNNNNNNNNNNNNNNNNNNNNNNNNNNNNNNNNNNNNNNNNNNNNNNNNNNNNNNNNNNNNNNNNNNNNNNNNNNNNNNNNNNNNNNNNNNNNNNNNNNNNNNNNNNNNNNNNNNNNNNNNNNNNNNNNNNNNNNNNNNNNNNNNNNNNNNNNNNNNNNNNNNNNNNNNNNNNNNNNNNNNNNNNNNNNNNNNNNNNNNNNNNNNNNNNNNNNNNNNNNNNNNNNNNNNNNNNNNNNNNNNNNNNNNNNNNNNNNNNNNNNNNNNNNNNNNNNNNNNNNNNNNNNNNNNNNNNNNNNNNNNNNNNNNNNNNNNNNNNNNNNNNNNNNNNNNNNNNNNNNNNNNNNNNNNNNNNNNNNNNNNNNNNNNNNNNNNNNNNNNNNNNNNNNNNNNNNNNNNNNNNNNNNNNNNNNNNNNNNNNNNNNNNNNNNNNNNNNNNNNNNNNNNNNNNNNNNNNNNNNNNNNNNNNNNNNNNNNNNNNNNNNNNNNNNNNNNNNNNNNNNNNNNNNNNNNNNNNNNNNNNNNNNNNNNNNNNNNNNNNNNNNNNNNNNNNNNNNNNNNNNNNNNNNNNNNNNNNNNNNNNNNNNNNNNNNNNNNNNNNNNNNNNNNNNNNNNNNNNNNNNNNNNNNNNNNNNNNNNNNNNNNNNNNNNNNNNNNNNNNNNNNNNNNNNNNNNNNNNNNNNNNNNNNNNNNNNNNNNNNNNNNNNNNNNNNNNNNNNNNNNNNNNNNNNNNNNNNNNNNNNNNNNNNNNNNNNNNNNNNNNNNNNNNNNNNTGTACGCAGCACACAAGGCtgagtttcaaaaaaaaatatgtTAACATAGATCATGGTAATTCTAGGCATAGATTGGAGCGAGATCATGGTAATTATTGCGTAATAATGATGGCGTAGATCATGGTAATTCTTGCTAATTGATTATGGTAAATGATGTGATATAACATTGAAGCAATCCGGTCCATTGAGAGATGACGGATGTATGGCTGAGATGTGATGTTTCTGCCACAActcgattgtttaatagtagtggagattCATTAGCAGCAATCTAGGAGTAGCGAAGTCTGGTGGTTTCATTCTTTGCGCTGTGGTGGCGTAGACGGCAGACCTGATAAGGTGGATGCGTCAGTACCTGCTATGAAGATGGATCGGTGGCGGTGGCCACAGCCTCTGCAGCATGCGCATGCGGTGCCCGTTGACATTGTGCCAGACCTGGTAATtcggcttggttggggcctccggtTTTAGATGTTGTGCTTTGGTGTGAGGTCCGATTATGCACCTCGGATAATCTGCACCCCTTAATCAAGTGGATACGAGTAGCTACATATGTCATCAAGATAGTGGCTTCAGACatattgatgtattactttgtaatgtCTTGATGAATAATTTATAAAATTGCAGCATGCATCgccctgatgcagaggccgggcgtCATCCTCCTTTCGAAAACAGAATATCAGCAACCAATTACAGCTAGCATTACACCCATGGAAAATAAGTGGAAGGGCTCAAGCTAGGGAGCTAGCAATTGAGTCACGGCAGTTAGGGTTTCAGAAGGAGGGATTTTTAAAAGCATATGTTTTAAATGTATGCTGAACATCTATACGACTAATGTGTAATGCAATGCATTTGTTCTGAATAAAATGTGTGACTGTTTGTCTTATGATGTTGAAATTATGGTGAAATACCACGAAAACAAACTAGTTATAACAGACCGAATGACAAAAATAATCCATCAATGGAAGAGATAAGGCCACCGTGCGGTGTGGTAATGTGTCCCGTTAGTGGTAGCTATACCTCTGATGGACACCGACCACAGAATATTGTATAAGCTAGCTTTTTTGTCAAAACCATGTGTGTGTGCCAGAATCTAAATGAACTAACCGGCAACTTCTATCAATTGTATTATTAAAGTAGTAGAAAAAGAATCTCTCATATTAGCTCAACATAAGTAACAGAAATAGAGCAGCTTGGATTCTTCGAATAAAAGACATGCATGAATTATACTGAAACGAAAGAAATCTACAACAACACGGATTAGTCGAAATGGTGACACATGTCTTGTACTGATACATGGTCCCACTCCAAATATAACATGGATAAAATGAACTATGTATGATGGGACCAAAGACTTGACTTACGCTGGCAAATGGTCCTACTCTCTTGTTTCCTGCACGTTGGTACGAGTCCCACCGTTTGTATGGGAGaatattgaaatatttttggaccGCCATCGAAAGTTTTGAATTTAGACGAACCCCAAAAACCCATAGTCAACGAGCCATAATAACTGAAGAATTCCGTTGAAAAGAATGGACAAACCTTCTACCTCACGAGGTCTGGACCTGCGTANNNNNNNNNNNNNNNNNNNNNNNNNNNNNNNNNNNNNNNNNNNNNNNNNNNNNNNNNNNNNNNNNNNNNNNNNNNNNNNNNNNNNNNNNNNNNNNNNNNNNNNNNNNNNNNNNNNNNNNNNNNNNNNNNNNNNNNNNNNNNNNNNNNNNNNNNNNNNNNNNNNNNNNNNNNNNNNNNNNNNNNNNNNNNNNNNNNNNNNNNNNNNNNNNNNNNNNNNNNNNNNNNNNNNNNNNNNNNNNNNNNNNNNNNNNNNNNNATAGCTCTCTTGTCTCCCGTTTCTCAACTTgacacctactccctccgtttcaaaatagatgacgcaactttgtactaactttggtaCATCTATTTTGACACGGAGGGAGTAACTTGTATACAAACATGTATACAAGATCGGCCCCACATGATTACAATCGGTTTAGCTAAACCAAAATCAAGCTGTACCTGAACATCTCGTGCAACGGCAAGGGCGTGTAGTTACTACATCAATGATGCATGACGTACAGTACATGCATATGTGATATGTATGACTAACAACAAGTCACAAGCCGTTTGGCGTGTACTACCAAAACATAACCACCAATGAGTATGTAGTAGTATAAGGAGGAGTAGGAGAAGAAATGAAGACCAACGCGGCGAGGACCACGGCCATTGACCCAAGCGCATACCCATCCGTCAAGAACAAATGCATCAAATATACATATCTACTCCCCAAAATGAAACAAAAGAGACCGAGTCCCGGTAGCACTGGCGACGCCATCAAACCATTCTCCTCCCGTGAAAGCGCGTCGTCCCGCTGGACCGCTTCCATGTGTCCTTATCCCTCGGCTATATATGCAGGTGCCGTTGCTGCAGGCTTCCTCAACCCAACCGGTGCAAAGCAAACACCACATCCACCTCTCGCCTCAACCACCTGGccggagaagaagaataagaagaagagaagGAGATCACGTCATGGGCAAGGGCAAGGAACCTGCAAAGGATGCCCCTAACAAGACGAAGGCAGCGTCAACCAGTACGCAGTTGACAAAACCGCCGTCGTTCAAGAAGAACAAGGTGCAGTCCAGGAATAACCCGATGCTGACTCAGAAGAACAGGAAGCCCCCGCCTAAGAATAAAAAGTGAGAGTAAGCGTCCAAAAGGGTGAGAGTAGCTGCCCGTCCACCTGATCTCGGACATCGTCCGACTATGACGAAGTTGAGCAGTGTGTTTTTGTTAAGTACACTCATTTATGTCGCAATatggtactccctctataaagaaatataagagcgtttagatcactaacgtagtgatctaaatgctcttatatttgtttacggacaGAGTAATTCATAAACCTTGTTCAATCAAGTCCGTACGTAGTTTCCATGTAGGCCAGAGGCGTGCTAGTCCACGTTGCGGCCAAGTAGAAGTTTTTTTCCAGTTATGTTGTCTAGCCATGTGCAGGTTGTTGTTGGGCGACTGAATAAAAGGAAATAGTGACATACATGTACTATGGGTTCATCCAGTTTCTTTCGATATTTCAAGCAGCAATTTGGCATTCGGTATCCAGGTCTGCATTTGTTATCACATCGGCGTGTGTGACGCCGGTTCAGTGACTAGAAAATTCCCTCGGCTGGCAGAGGGCGANNNNNNNNNNNNNNNNNNNNNNNNNNNNNNNNNNNNNNNNNNNNNNNNNNNNNNNNNNNNNNNNNNNNNNNNNNNNNNNNNNNNNNNNNNNNNNNNNNNNNNNNNNNNNNNNNNNNNNNNNNNNNNNNNNNNNNNNNNNNNNNNNNNNNNNNNNNNNNNNNNNNNNNNNNNNNNNNNNNNNNNNNNNNNNNNNNNNNNNNNNNNNNNNNNNNNNNNNNNNNNNNNNNNNNNNNNNNNNNNNNNNNNNNNNNNNNNNNNNNNNNNNNNNNNNNNNNNNNNNNNNNNNNNNNNNNNNNNNNNNNNNNNNNNNNNNNNNNNNNNNTGCCCTAGCTAACGTAGAGCGGTGGCAAGACTCCGATGAATCCAAAACCTAAAACGGCTAACAGTATAATCAGCGCAAATTCATGCATGTTTCACATCCTTAACTTACTTACATACTTAGCATGCTTGTGCGTGCTAACGTCGGACTCTTATTCTTCCTTGAAAGTATAGAATAACATCTGACTAATATATGTCTGACGACTATAGTGGCCTGGTCATGGCATGCCTTGTGACCACTTGTGCAGTTGGTGCCTGTTTACAAGGGACAAGATGGACTACCACTTtgtactaatatatacatgcatgcattatATGTGGTGTCGCTGCTATGGAAACAATAATGATTAATTATTGATACatgcattttgcatcatgatttcatTTTCTCGACAAAGGGTGTTTTGTATTGACTCATAATGTAACATCAGTTGGTACAATGACAATGAGcgcacacccggcctctgcaaaaCTAGGATACACACAGCAATGCTACGTGATTTCATAAGGTAAGTACTCCAATTTGATGCTTATTTGATCACCATAGCATCATTTTTACTTTAAGTTCATGTTATATTGCAGAGAATTACCTGAAGGACTTCCGGAAAGCTGCCAGAAGGGGGAATAAAAGTTTACCACCTTTTTTCCTTAATTGTTGATCCTGGTGAGGGATTGACAATTAgaaaataaatgtcaattttgtggTTTAGATTAAATAGTTGATCTTTTCCTTAAGTGTTCTCTTGCAAAATTAGTGTGGAATATTATGCAGTATGCCTTCTACATTTAGAGATATCTGTTTCAGACATTCAATCCAATAAATGTTTACTTCCTGGGTTTCTTGATTTTCATGGCAAGTCAAACATCTAGTAATGGTTGGAATTGCTTATGTTTTCTTGACCATTTAAATAATTAGAAatggtgcttattttgatgatAAGAAAATTGATTATCGATGTACTGTGATCAACTTGGtggggttttgaattaaatcatggCCAATTTTGCAGAGGAAACAGGAAAATAAAGAAGTGTCGAACTAGGGTGTAAGACCGTCCGAACAGTTAGCAAGTGAAGTATTCCACTCTATGCA
This genomic window contains:
- the LOC123158773 gene encoding cell wall protein DAN4-like is translated as MLPGRFLGQKKVRSLAGLSTTPRTPTPAATSRPSTTVDLLVASTTSPRVAMPGASRSSARVASSTASRTSAMVVPPAGSRTSATSAQPATSRTSTTANPYAPSRSSTTTSTTTNPPTTSRTSTTANPYVTSRISAASATVAPPASSRMSKRAAPSMTSSTSTKATVASNRSMTWQPGAPTSRTVRMTTPPLSAKTSGSRAAPTRPAHTHDLHPCRSSVFIEVKCVETNLVTLQ